The following nucleotide sequence is from Novosphingobium sp. KA1.
TCAATCCCGCCGCCTTTACCGGAGCGGCCGTGGTCATTGCCGCCTTGCGTCTTCTCCACGCCGGGGAAATCTACGCTTCCATCGACTGGAGCGTGATCGTCCTGCTCGCCGCGATGATCCCGGACGGTCAGAGC
It contains:
- a CDS encoding SLC13 family permease, which translates into the protein MYYQFNPAAFTGAAVVIAALRLLHAGEIYASIDWSVIVLLAAMIPDGQSFKHSGAAAIAAQSHASWAAWRSTWANSLLAPQGS